TGAAGAAGGAAAGGGATACAAAATGATATGTGGCACTGAGGAAACTGGGGTGGATTGCTTCTCATATGGGGTGAAGGAGAAGTTTTGGAAGAAAACTAGTAAAAAGGATTTTGAACTTGAAGAATCGGTAAGAAACAGTAGAATGCACATATTTCTTCCAGATGATATTCTGGAAATGTGCTTGGTGAGGCTTCCACTGACAAGTCTTATGACTGCCCGCCTTGTCTGCAAGAAATGGCGATACCTAACTACCACTCCTAGGTTCCTGCATATGAGACGGGAAGGTTCACATCAGAATCCATGGTTGTTTCTTTTTGGTGCTGTTAAAGATGGCTATTGCTCTGGTGAGATACATGCATTAGATGTTTCTCTAGACCAATGGCGTAGGATAGATGCTGATATTCTGAAGGGAAGGTTCATGTTCTCTGTTTCTAGCATTCAGGATGATATATATATCGTTGGAGGTTGTTCCAGCTTGACCAACTTTGGGATGTTGGACAGGAGCTCATTCAAGACACATAAAGGGGTGCTAGTGTTTAGTCCCTTGACTAAATCATGGCGTAAAGCTGCATCTATGAAGTATGGGAGGTCAATGCCTATTTTAGGGGTTTCCAAGGTCAGTTCAGATTTTTCAATCTATCAAAGTCATCAAAATCGGCATGATAGACGCTTTTCCAGATCACGGGTTGGTGGGGTTTCAGATGTTTATGAGGATCCTCACAGGCTTTCACTAAGAAGACAATGCAGAAATGCTTTGGAAGAAAACGAGGCTTCATTGTTGCCCAATAAAAAGTCATACAAATTTACCAGGCAAAAAAGTGATCAGTTGGGCACAAAGGGCTGTCGAAGGTTTGTGCTGATTGCTGTTGGAGGTCTTGGATCTTGGGATGAGCCTTTGGATTCTGGAGAAATCTATGACTCTGCATCAAATAAATGGACAGAAATCCAGAGGATGCCTGTAGATTTGGGAATTGTTTGTTCTGGTGTTTTTTGTAAAGGTGTCTTTTATGTATATTCTGAGACTGATAAACTTGCAGGATATGACATAGAAAGGGGTTACTGGATTCGGGTCCAAATGACTCCTTTCCCATCCTATGTTCACGAGTACCATCCAAAACTTGTATCTTCTAATGGGCGGCTGTTCATGCTTTCTGTCTCCTGGTGTGAAGGAGACGGTCAAATAGGCCGAAGAAACAAGGCTGTTAGGAAACTGTGGGAACTGGATCTCATGTATCTTACATGGACTGAGGCCTCGGTACATCCTGATGCTCCAATGGACTGGAACGCTGCATTTGTCGGGGACAGAAACCTGATATTTGGGGTTGAAATGTTCAAAATATTTGGTCAGGTCTTGGATTTCTTGACTGTATGTGACGTGTCTGATCATGGGGCTAAATGGAGCCATATTACAAGGAATCATGTAACTCATGAATTTGATGCTTCTTCATGCACAACAAAATCACTGGCAGTGCTACATCTGTGAAGCCTATTGTAAACTGCAACTCGTGCAGAAACTTAAAGACGTCCTTATTCCTAATGGTCATTCTGAGAGGACATAACAACTGGGGGAAAATACTGTTTGGAATTCTTTGGACATAATCCTGGACACTACACTTCTGGTCGCAGTTTCTGATTCTGGCAGCGACTAGAGGTATGGCTTGCTCGTGTAACATTTGATGTAATTTATTCCACCACCATTCATACAATTGATTCTGTACTTTTGCTTTTGCATATATTGCACCAGTATATTTCTTTCCTGGTAAACGTCCAATTTGTGGATTTTGTTTCAGCTCAATTTATAGCCCTTCAGAATCTCATGGGTATAAAGTCGCTGAATCGAAGTTTCTTATTATCTGTCATTAACTTGTTTGAAATGTACTTTTGGTATTAAGCATATGATGTACATCGCCCAAAAACATATCATTTGAGCACAAACATTAGATGGCCAGTGATTGAGAATTTAAGAAGATCGGCGATAAGTTTATAGGTAAATGACCAATCACTCATAAAACGACCATGTTGTTTCAGACCTAGTATGCTACATTATGTTTTAGAGTTTAAGATTTTAGGTTCATGGTTGTTTCAAGAAGCTAAAAGATTCTAAGCGCCATATGCACACAGACTCGTGTCTTGATCACGGAGGACCATACCTTTAAAAGTCTAACCACCTCTCTCTCAGGTGTACCCTTTAATGTTCAGTCTAATTGAACAATATCCTTAGTTGTGTTTTAATGTTTTGTGAAAAACTTTTTGAATTCTATGATAAGTCCGGTTGATAGGATCGGGGACAACCCCTCGTGTTTTCTATGAAATTGGTTCTGGAGATGCAGGAGGGAACTTGGGCTGCATCGACTACAGTAGTTTTATTCTGATTGAACTGATGTAATGCCAGCAAGGGAGTGCTGTTTACTCTTTGTTATGGCTGCTGGGTATGTGAAACGGAAAGAGCATTGAGATTGCTCTGGGCATTTCTAGTTGAGGCAGTGGAGAACATTTCGCATGCACTCACGAACGGTGCTTATCATAGCATGATCTTGTGAGGAAGTAACTTCACATTGTTCGATCGATTATCATAGCTAATCGTTGGGTTATGATACTTgccttttgctttgtttttaaATTGTGGTTTATCAACCTCCGTTAAAACCTCAAAAACCATTATTACATACAAAATACAACCCCAAGGATTGAGTACAATGGACAAGCTATACATTTACCATAATTAGCTATTGGCACCTTAAGCTACCAGTTTTTAACCTTTTACACAAGGTCAtcgatgaaaaataaatatatagcaCAATCTTAATGGTCAGATTTTGGCTGAAGGTGCAAATTGTCAAGATtcagtaatttatttatttttttttattggcaccgggtgtccggaaCAGCAacccgactaatcccagggtgcaagactctcggcaaggagtttctcaCAAGTACATCTTGagtaattcaaagaaaaaaatcctttaGTCCGATACCCTTAGAGATTATTTGCatccaagaggatttgaacttTAGTCCTAGGGAGAGCATATCCCTAAGCGCAAGGCCTTTTCTACTTGAGCAAATTCCTAGGGGTCAGGATTTGGTAATATAAAGATAACAAGTATTAATTTTGTTAGattatgatataaaaattgGAAAACGGTTGCAATTCAAGAGCACAAAATTGAactttttcctaaattttaactaatgtTTCAATGTTGATAATGGCCGAACGCATATACACGGCAAATGCCTACGTTGTCTCAAGATAATTAAGGTGCATGGGAGATCAATACGTCTGTGTTGGTGGAACCCCATAACAATCCCTCCGTTTATGCTTTGATAAAAAGGTAGAGACTCTCCCTATAAAAGAATTTAACAATTTCCCACTCTCAACTCAAGCGCTGTGCAATACAAGTCGATAGAATAGAATCattcagaaaaaataaacagcTTTCAAAAACCTCAACAAAGGGAAAATGAGAAAATCTGTATACAACAATATCTACCTTCAACTTTATGCTTTCCAAGCCACCATTGAAACAGAACGCTCCAGACAAAAGGAGAGTTACATACGGGTACTTGTACTCATCAACTTAAAGAAATGGCCTATCCCATATTTGGAAAGATTCCAGAGAAGTTTGGTATCTTATCAACATGCTTCAAGGCACGCTCGGCAATCTGCCGGGTTCGGTAATCAGCATGCTGAAATGCATCAACAAGTGCTGTAGTCACATTTGGATCTCCAGAAACTTCATAGGCTATATCTTCAGTTCGCAAAAGTCTTTCAACAGCCCAAACTGCCCTCCTCCTCAGATTATCTGTTCGTTTCTCGAGTAAAACATCGAGTATAGGTTTGATTCCCTCTACCTCATTCAGCACTGTTACGCCTTGTTCAATGTCAACACCATCATCCAGTAAAGTAGATAATGCCGCCAGTGCTGCCTCAACCACCTTCTCATTTGTATGGTCTAAAAGAGCGACTAACTTTGCCACGGCCTGTCCTTCCAGAAGGCAAAAGGATTCTTTTAGTGAACATGTTCCTCGATGAAGCCTACACAATCCAGTTATGACCTGCTGTTTGCTAAAACATGTGAAGATTGAGGCACAAAAGCCAGGTGCTGGCAACTCGGGCAATGTTGTCAAATTCTTGGATTCTAGTGATAAGTTCTCCAGCGCTGTGGCAGAGATCATCTGTACATTGTCTAGTCCATTGGCCTGAAGCAGTTCAATAAACAATGCAGCGACATTCTCCTCACGGCAGAAAGCAATGCAGTCAGGTTCATCAGCCAAGACAAATGTAACCCTCGCAAGAACCTGTACAAGCCCTTCTAGGAATGGAGTGACAAATCGACTGCCCCTAGTCTCTCCTTGACGGATCCTAACAACTCTAGAGAAGATCATCCGAAAGGCACCCTCATCCAGCATCTGCCTGGTAAGGCCCAAGTCCCTCTCCGGAAGTTCAGCTAAAAGGCCAACAGCTGCAGCCTGCTCTTCACTGATTCCTATATTTTCTGATATGACTTTAATTAGGCTGCTGAGCTGGCCGACTGAGCCGCGCAGGGCATCAGCCAATTCCTGACCCATGAGTGAGGAGAGGTTCTTCAGAAGTTTAATGGAGGCTAAACGCAAATCTCTCTGTGGAGCCTCAATAAACTGAACCAAACTGATAGCAGCACCAGAGCTTTTGATGGCAGAAACAACATTAACAACGGTAGTTGGAGAGTTAGTGAGCCCAACAAGAACCTGGAGAAGCTTGCACTCGATTGCTGGACCTGTGTTGCTAATGAGATGTAGTAGGTTATGGACTATGTCTTCTGAGACCAGAGTCTGGTGGTCGGATCCAACTGGGATAGAATCACAGTCATAACCCGAGCTCACAACATTAGCGAGAATTGTTGCAGAAACCTCTTTTAGTCTCATGGGAAGCTGATTGGAACCAACAGCAAAGAGATCCTTCACAAGAGGGGGAAGTATCCCAGCCTCTATCAACACCTTGGCACTTGCCTCATAAGATGAGATCTGGTTTAGAGCTTTTAAAGCAGCTTCTCTTGATTGAATATTACCATTTCTCATTATACTAATCAAAGATGGACCGACGGTGTTGGCCACAATGACTTTTACATCATTGTTCAAGACCAGCTCACCAAGAAATGCAGCCATGGACAGTTTGGTTTCTGGTGGCCCTGCAACCAGCACAAGGGAACCGAGTTAATCTGGAATTTCTTTAACTAACTGttacttcataaaaaaaataaataaataaaaatcctaCCACATCTGAACTCTTAAATTGCTAAGGTGGACCCACCACTCTACTTCTCCAGCTACCAACCAATAATGATTAGAAGAAAGAATTACAGATCTCGTACAAGAAATAGTCTAATTCTCATTTCAGAATATCATGTTTGGCATTTGGATTGCCTCGTACCATATTCAACCCAAACATCAACCCCTCTTCAagtaaaaagatgaaaatcaatTGAAGATAGCAAAATCAGTAGGTAAAATATTTGGCAACGTGTAGAAGTTTGGTTTGAATCAAGTTATAATTGACTTGCATATTCATGCATTATCTTTAACAATTAACTTcagcaagcaaaacaaaatattcctTGCTCTAACCCTGCAAGAAGCAGGACATGTCTGAACTACAGTGTGACCTACGTAGTTGGCTAAAGAAGAAGTCCAGCCAAAATTTGTAATTCTAAGATTTCTTAAAACTATCAAATCTCAGGGCATAAATATTGCACAATCAATTTATGCTTCTTACGCTTTTTACTAATAGTGAGAATAAtatctatttatgtatttgtaCTTATAGAGATAAAAGAAATTAGGGAGCTCAGTAATCGAGTgagacttggatattgctcaaCATAAATTCTACTTCAAACACATGACAAGCAACATTTTTGTAGTCCAGTTTGTTTTGGGAAAAGAAACTGGCCAAGGAGTACAGCTTTTGTAGTCAATGAAATAAGCATAAAATAAGACTGACAGTGCAAGCACCTTCAAGGAGTTGCATCAGAAGAGGCTGCAGTCTGCCATTTTCAGCCATCTGCCGCACATTGTTCTCACACTTCTCCAAATTTTCTAGCGTTTTATCAGCCTTTTCAACAGTTAAAAGATCCTCTGAATTACTGCTTGTCATTCCAACCAAGATAAGA
This genomic interval from Juglans microcarpa x Juglans regia isolate MS1-56 chromosome 4D, Jm3101_v1.0, whole genome shotgun sequence contains the following:
- the LOC121259972 gene encoding LOW QUALITY PROTEIN: F-box/kelch-repeat protein At5g42350-like (The sequence of the model RefSeq protein was modified relative to this genomic sequence to represent the inferred CDS: deleted 2 bases in 1 codon) codes for the protein MFSEKLTGEESLGQDFEALSVSKRLFRSVSQKWKKKSKGGGEEEDDVRGSLRCLTLYGRGGGCKVGADTSGEFRDPSSRRRSSSSEEGKGYKMICGTEETGVDCFSYGVKEKFWKKTSKKDFELEESVRNSRMHIFLPDDILEMCLVRLPLTSLMTARLVCKKWRYLTTTPRFLHMRREGSHQNPWLFLFGAVKDGYCSGEIHALDVSLDQWRRIDADILKGRFMFSVSSIQDDIYIVGGCSSLTNFGMLDRSSFKTHKGVLVFSPLTKSWRKAASMKYGRSMPILGVSKVSSDFSIYQSHQNRHDRRFSRSRVGGVSDVYEDPHRLSLRRQCRNALEENEASLLPNKKSYKFTRQKSDQLGTKGCRRFVLIAVGGLGSWDEPLDSGEIYDSASNKWTEIQRMPVDLGIVCSGVFCKGVFYVYSETDKLAGYDIERGYWIRVQMTPFPSYVHEYHPKLVSSNGRLFMLSVSWCEGDGQIGRRNKAVRKLWELDLMYLTWTEASVHPDAPMDWNAAFVGDRNLIFGVEMFKIFGQVLDFLTVCDVSDHGAKWSHITRNHVTHEFDASSCTTKSLAVLHL
- the LOC121259957 gene encoding U-box domain-containing protein 44-like → MANSWDGSFDLGSQSDESSHFERLYLEPIYDAFVCPLTKQVMRDPVTLENGQTFEREAIEKWFKECRESARKLVCPLTLKELKSTDLKPSIALRNTIEEWTARNEAVQIDMARKSLNLGSSDSDILQALKCVQYVCQKSRSNKHIPRNAGLIPLVVDMLKSSSRKVRCKTLETLRIVVEDDDENKKMLAEGDTVRTIVKFLSHELSKEREEAVSLLYELSKSETLCEKIGSVNGAILILVGMTSSNSEDLLTVEKADKTLENLEKCENNVRQMAENGRLQPLLMQLLEGPPETKLSMAAFLGELVLNNDVKVIVANTVGPSLISIMRNGNIQSREAALKALNQISSYEASAKVLIEAGILPPLVKDLFAVGSNQLPMRLKEVSATILANVVSSGYDCDSIPVGSDHQTLVSEDIVHNLLHLISNTGPAIECKLLQVLVGLTNSPTTVVNVVSAIKSSGAAISLVQFIEAPQRDLRLASIKLLKNLSSLMGQELADALRGSVGQLSSLIKVISENIGISEEQAAAVGLLAELPERDLGLTRQMLDEGAFRMIFSRVVRIRQGETRGSRFVTPFLEGLVQVLARVTFVLADEPDCIAFCREENVAALFIELLQANGLDNVQMISATALENLSLESKNLTTLPELPAPGFCASIFTCFSKQQVITGLCRLHRGTCSLKESFCLLEGQAVAKLVALLDHTNEKVVEAALAALSTLLDDGVDIEQGVTVLNEVEGIKPILDVLLEKRTDNLRRRAVWAVERLLRTEDIAYEVSGDPNVTTALVDAFQHADYRTRQIAERALKHVDKIPNFSGIFPNMG